The Punica granatum isolate Tunisia-2019 chromosome 4, ASM765513v2, whole genome shotgun sequence sequence AAATAttctttgattttaatttaccAAATGAACTCTCCTCTCTTTAATAGATAAACATATCGATGTATCCTTTTTCTAGTTCACAGTAAGCATTCTAAGAAGATGTGTCGAAAATTAGACACCTGTgatcgaatatatatatatatatatatcagttcactcaaataaatattttaaaagagagACGTCAAGTTcatcaataaatttaatttaatgattTAAGATAAATACGATGTTTCCTTCAATGAAAcacggaaaaaaaaggagggggGACAACTTCAATTCACCACCTccattctttttattattattcagtAATCAGTGAACAtagttacatatatatatatatatatatatttctaccAAAAAGgcacattatttttttcgccCTCTAGTCATATTGCATACTCttaaacttaatatatattgacCCATGCAATATGTAATTACTTTTTCTTGAAGTGAGCCTTCCTATTagataattaaatattaatgcGTTCGTTGGACGTAGATTCCTATATAacgggaaaaaagaagaaactttTCTGGATAAATTATAGAACATATATCGAAATTAATTATGGTCTTACTAGCATCAACAATAGTTGATAATCtatgactaattaattttattttataaatatataatcaatgACAATGTCGCAAATCAAAATCCTCATAATGTGTACatatcttttcttctttcttttgcgCCTTGAATTATAGTTTTATAATCCTCAGTGGCCTAAATAGAAAAACTAAGCTCATGTTGAACTTATATACTTAATGATGTTTTGGGGGAACAATAAATCCTAGGTTTGAGCGATTCTGTTATCGGTATCTATCATAACCAAGATGAAAAAGACACTAATTGAATAtaggaaaattaaaataaaaggtgcacttatataaataatttacgGGAATATGATAACGAGATCTCTCTTAAATAGTAAGaacatatatatcaattattatcAATATCTAACACAACACTAGTCCCCTCGATTGTACGGTACTTCTATTTGTTATAAAAGTTAAAAGGTAGATTAAATTATTCATGTCTCATGATAGcttcattattatatatattctcttatAAATAGTCGCATGTATTATATTTTGCTATATGAATAATTGTTTAGCTAGAAAACAGTAGTTCCATTCAACATTGATTTGCTGCAATCAAACAGCATATCCTTCTTCATGCTAATtgaaactatatataatatgtatatatatagtgtttGTTCCACGTTTGGAATTTTTTACCAATCTTTTGCAAGGTTACATGGTCGTATTTGGGAAAGGTTCAAAAAGAAGCTAACtagtttatttaattaaagacAAATGGGTCATCATCTCGGATTTAAGCGGGGATTAGGGGAGGATTAATTGCTGGTTTGGCATCCGAGAGACGCATTATTACTGGTCAGTCGTGATGTTTGATTGAGATTATCGAAAAAGATTAGGTTAgtttttaattaagaaaagatTATGCAACTTTTATAATggtttaattttatatttaattaagacAAACTCTGTGAGCACTTGCTTGGAAATTCAAAGCTGAGAAAATCACGACTACAAGGAGCCTAGTGGGTcgatgaagaaaaataaatatatggtCAAGACGTGATTCTTGGGCCCTATGGCTTAACATGTATTATCCTGTACATACATGGAAACACAGTGGACCACAACGAATCTATTGCGTGCATGTGACATGAGATACAAATAGTTCGGGGAactgatgcggcagaagacctggcaagtcggtacctggagaaaaataagttatgacgaccctatttcgaaagAAAAGgcatccggagcaaaactcactgCTTTGCTGTGATTTTtggatatttaaggcaaattccatcattTAGGGCTTCAAACAggtaattttatgttaattagggtgttttgcaattttagaaaagtttagttatttttatgcaatttaggttttcttaaatcCTATTTTAAGTTTCGTGTAAGCCTTATGGTTGAATCAGTTGTCTTTTTCATCAGTGAATAAAATTTAGAGCTTTCGTgttttgtccaatctcggagtCGATTCGAGTTGATGCCTATTCCTGgcattcgtagaatcaacaggtgatagaaggttgtagtttcGATATTCGTGCGAGAAATCAACGGGTTTGTGATAGATTACTAgcgtgtacgctgcgtcaggaACCAAATGCACAAAACAGTGCACTCTGTAGCATGTCAAGATTCTTCATTCTTGTGATACAAAAAATCAGAATTGTGTGGGAATTAATAGCTTTGGTTTTATATGGAACCAATTCGGAGGAAGTTCTTAaagtgccaaaaaaaaaaacgaaggAAGTTCCATGAATAAACTTCCTGCATATAAATTGCAAACGAAATCCCAACCCTAATGCCGTAAGCCCTAATGgcgtgggggggggggggggggggggggggggggacctATCTCTcccacactctctctctctctctctctctctctctctctctctctctctctctctcgatccATTGTGGCGATAATGGAGGAGAAATCTCTTTTGGCCTTTTCCTCATGGCAATGGCTCTGCTTGCGTGCATAGCATGCAATTTACTGacttgactttttttttactcacACGCACGGATAGAGAGTAGGGATGTTCATAGGCTCAGTCTGAATAGGTTGGATCTTTTCCAAATTCAATTCCTTTAAAACAATAAGGCCTCCAAATTCTTCCCAAATCCATTAAAAATTTagagaaaaaattataaaccTTTTCATTCTGTTAACAGGTTTCCAAAACCCGTCTTTTACCTGTTAATGAAATTTAAACTGTTATTAAAAGACCTGAAATAGCAGTAACAACAAAATGAATATTTGGTCacaccaatttcaccaataacataaaaaatgaAGCAGATACTCCTTAGtccaacaaaagaaagaacctgaaaatgattttgaacaCAACTCTTAATATGTCAGAGCAGTTCACTAGAAACAAACAAACTAAATTCATTCAAACACCGAAACTCCTTAATCCTCCACATACTCCACATCTGCATTGGTATTTTCTTCCGATGCATCGAAAATGTCTTAGTTCCATTGCAACCAGCATTTATAAGAAAAACAGAGATACGACATAATCAAAGAATgaactaataaaataaattagtaACTACACAAGAAGACCCTAATTGAAATATCAATAGGGTAATTAGTAAATCTAATAAAGGACTATGGTTTTATATTTTAGTAATATCATACGTACATTAACGGGTTTGACAGCATTTGAGGCAAAATACCTTTATGTGATTCAACAGGTGGCAAAATCGTTTTAACTCCCATTATGGTTTGGGAAGGAccaaaatccaagaaaatccctaatggagagagagagagccctCAAAGTGGCTGGGAAATTATATAAAGCTTAACTCTTTGGAAATGGAATTTGAGGATTTTTAATCTTAAAAAAAGTTGATTTTCAGATGATCGAATCAAAATCAGCACACAACGTATTTGAATGAGTCAAAATGAGTTTTACCAATTCGCCCTAGTATGACCGTGATAAGATTCTTCCACGATAGACTTTTTCTCTGCGAGTTATATGAATTCAACGCACAATCGTATAGTTCAGTCCCGTTCTTCTAATTAGACAATCGATATAATGGTATCCGGTGCAGGCATAGTGTGGGGTCCCAGCCTTAGGAAGTAAAGTGGGGGGTGGGGTTTGGTATTTTTGGATTTGGTGAAATGAAGTGGGGGTGGATCTTCCAAGGACAGATCGGGTCAAATCAGCAAGTCAAGGgttcctttccttttccttttgattTTGCCCCAAACTTGTCctcttcttctgcttcttctctttatttctccgccctctctctctctctctctctgtgtctttCTTTCCTCTGTCCATGAGATCTCTCATTGGGCAGATGATGACTCCCATGGGGATTCAATTCGTGAAAATAAAGGCCTCAGCTCTGAGCCAAACTCagactgagagagagagagagagagagagagagggtgggAGATGTCATGAGTTTTGGTTCTGTAAAAAGGAACAAGAGAGACAAGGCAATGTGAGTAAATGCAAATGCCCGCCTTTATCTCCAACCCAAGCAACCCctacaaccaaaaaaaaaaaaaagcctgtgtacaacacacacacacacacacacacacccacCTGCCCGATAGATAGACACAGACACAGACACAGACACAGACAcccacagagagagagagagagagacatgaGGAATATTATTAtactcctctctttctctcttctcctTTCTAGTGTGGATATTGAATTTAATTACTTCACAACAACCCGAGCTAATTTACATTTGTAACTGCATTCATCAAAGTCATGGTCTGGAAAAAATTTAGCCAAACTAACGAAAGTTAATGGGTTGACTACTTAACAATAAGCTTATTATTGTCTAGTTCATATCGATTAGGTTAACTATAAGACTAGTGTTCACAACAACTGGACATTTAGAGTTACATCCAAATTTGAATCCACTTGATTAGAGAATTGCAATATATCACCTATCTACAACGACCGTGTCACAATAGAGTCACGGCTTCATGAAATTTAGAAGTTATActatctaataaaaaaaaaaaacagaagttATATACTTGtgaaatattcatatatatatatatatatatattttaaataggTGATGAGCAAATCATGCTAATAAGTAAGGAATTTTAATTAGGGTTTTGGGAAAATGTGCAGGTATACACGCAAGagcgcagagagagagagagagagagagagggagagagaacgAGGATGAAAACACATTGTAAAAGACCCCCGGGATTCATGGGGCTAGTGGAAAGAGCAATTCCCAATGGTCACCgtggagggagagagagaaagatgtCATAGAGAGAAGAGAACATAGGCCAaacagaaaatatatattcagaaaaaatatatatatatgtgtgtgatttatatatatgacgACAACTGGTGAGCTTCTTGGGCGACAATTAGCTACGAATATATACACGCCGTGCCTCGATCCATCATGTCCACCGTAAACGTCTATACAAGACTCCCTTGGACTGAATAATACTGCAGGCAAGTCTTCCAAAGTTTTCAACAGGgcaatttacatatatatatatatatatatatatatttctatgattcttcaaaatatttatacaGGAATTTTAAGGGAATAACCATATGCACATATATTATGTTCTTCCATTTAATGCTACATAAGCCATGGCTATGGACCGCACGTGATGTCTATGGCAGAACCATGCATCTTTGCTTGCTTGCTGCTCTCTATAAGTCTGTCTCTCTCAGAGTACTGATATCCGGTCACTTTGCTAACACCAATGCAATAATGGTTGATTTTTTGGCAGAGGCTAAGGGGAGATATGATTCACATTTGACCCCCACACGAACGAACGCACTGACTTTCAacttctccttcctcctctcctctctgCGGACGCATCTGCAAAAACCTGCATCACATCACTCACTCACTCTGCCGGGTGATGTGATCAATATTTAAGAAGCCCCTTTGACCAATCCTCATGATGATCAACTGGCTCCATATAAAACAAGCATGTCAACCAGCAAAAATCACGTGTTAATTAATCAAGCTCAACGCAGCATCTTTATTAATACAAATGATTTTGATCTTACACAGCTTCAAATTTTCATGCAAATTAATGATCAATCGATCTTATAGTATAAATACTATTGTATATGTTATTTAGGGTAAATCGATGTACACGTTACCTAGACGTGGTGGGATTGAAATTCTAATTTAATTAGCCATTAGATTCGTGCTTCATATATTGCTCTTCAGCATGAAACTATTGGCTTCAATATTTCTCTTTGCAAATTATTATGCATATAAAATCATGTCGTTTACTCAatttctttgaaaaaaaaaaccaaacattttaaatttaaattcataaaataaaatcacgtGATctcgtattttttttctaatcaagccaattcatattctttttcaaacttTAAATGAAATACAGTCCGAAatagatatatgtatgtataataaaTTCATAGTTAATCATGTTATTTTATATGCAATTTAATCTGatattgaaaaggaaaatctttTCAGTAAAAGAAGGATAAATAAGATTTATTATAGCATATATCATAATCGTAATGTTTTGTCTTGGACCCACTTTAAATTCGGTAACGACATGTAAATATTACTTAATTTTAAGagcataaatttcaaaaaaaaaaagcatagtgCAATAGCAAACGCTTTCACCCGATAATTAAGAGGTCTCAGATTTGATACTCATTGTGGAACTACATGTgttcttttattagttattgaatttgtattttattcttaataacaaaaagaaaacgtAAATTTCAAGTAATCTTCATTTTAGTCatcattagttttttttcgatgtgaacACTGGTAACCAGAAGTCCAATTGgaccccgactaatccagtcgagccagGTTGGCCCACTAAAGAGTAAAATTCTCACAACGTGATACTTGAactcgagaccttacttaagcaAAACAAGCGTCGAACCGCATGAACCAACTCACATTGGCCTATATGAAATTCTCAAGAAGAGGCTATAAATGGGaggcttttctttttcggtagGAATGGGGTAGGCTTCTCTTGATctaatcaaaaaattattctacataaaaaaaattaatatatatcattttcattACGTTCATAGGATATATTATCTTTTACCAATTAGGTGAGTCAAAGTCAACTATGTTTACATAGGACAAtcatatgagaaaattttccaGTGGATAATTTCAGAAAATATTTCAATCTTTGTAATGTAGCTTTTCTTCCAGTTCTAGGGTTTTCTATATCCCTTCCCGCCTCTTTCCCCCGTCTCAATAATTTACATCTCTTGTACCAAATATAATAAGATTTAACTCACTTGTTTCGTTCGTTAAACCAAACAAGATGAGTTAACAATGTTTGATTATGATGTAAAGAGAGAGATCAAGGACGAAAGCTTTGAGGAACAAAATGAAAGGTGACAGAATTAAGCAATAGCTTATCCTAAAACAAatgtaaatagaaaaaagaaaaaaaccaaaGACAAATAACATCTGAAATTGATTATTCATTAGAATGTGAAAATTGGAATATTCTTCGATCCTTTTTTGATTAAATTCGTTGTGggatatacatacatacacgtatatatatttcgttTTCTTTCATTAGTTTTCCTTCCCAATGAGAACCCTATTAATCCAATTGAAGTACCTGTCAGAATCTCTCCAAATTACtcagaaaattaattagacGCCCATGGGTTGAAGAGCTATAGGAGGAAAAGTTCGCCAGAGATAGATTCTTTCTTCaacattatatatgtatgtaagcGTTTCGTGATATGTGGACTCAAACACACCTAccatatgaattatatattatgtgcTAAGTTGtaatgatttatatattgatGAATAACTGATGGCTCATGTAAGGTTTCATTGAAAAGTTAATAAGTTTTTGAGAAAAGttaggggtttttacctaaaatgcctcatggtttgtccgttttgtcaaatctatcatatgtttttttttaatcaaatctattacatggtttactttttgcatcaaatctatcccggttttattttttccattaacatctaacggccgtgctgacgtgacacatggagagatagtgggccacacttgccacgtaggcgccacgtcaacacggccgttagatgtcaacggaaaagataacgccgggatagatttgatgcaaaaagtaaaccatgtgatagatttgacaaaaaaaaacatatgatagatttgacaaaatggaCAAATCATGGGACATTTTAGATAAATACCCCAAAAAGTTATCTTATTTAGTATTGATGATggcatttttttatatgaatacttaaataattttatattaattaaattgtttATCCGGGCCAAAggaattattgtaattttttaggTGAGTTACATCCATGTCTAGTACATGGGCGCGATCCCTAAATATCTAAGTAGGTCTAATATAAAAGTAAGCTATCTATTATCAAAATGGGAtgttgggaaaaaaaaaaggactttATATTTAGTAATAACCTATGAATTAAAGCAAGAggattaatatataatataataaaatctatgTGAGTTGTGACTCCTGACACAAAAtagataaattataattggTACAAAAGCAGCCAATTAATGGACAATATTACTAATAGAATAGTAATTGTTATTGGAGattgtaaaattaaaacaGTTTCAATTGGTATTACTTCCTTCGTAAATTGGAGGCCATGAGGGAAGTGTGTAATTTAGTCTTATGGAAGAATATGAATCAAGATTCCCCTCATAATATGTaatatgaacatatatatatatatatatatatttatataagctaccgaaaaacacacacacacacatatatatatatgagcgTTCACCAGTAGTTAATGGATACCCGTTTTCATGCTAAACTTTGTTAAATATTTAGATATATGTCTGCAattgataaataattatttatgtttaagaagatattatttaataaaaaatatttaaatacgTTCAAATAATTATCCTTAacatgtctatatatatatatatatatatatgaaatttatgTGGACCCATATATTTTGTGTTGAACGGCTGAAATTCATCTGGTCCATGGATGCATATGGATCTTGGCTAGGTTTTTGTAGCAATATAGAAAAGATTGGCGTGGCTGAGCTGGCCAGGTGAAGGTTTGCATTGACGGCGGAAAAAGGTGAGGAGAAGGCCGTCCAGGGTGGAGAGGTGGGGCACCCACGCGCCGCTGCACCACCCTCCCACTTGCCGTTTGGcccctttaattttaatattttcaaagctGTCCCTTATTCTAACCCTCCATATTAGTCAACTCCTCTTAAACCATGGTTAATTAAAtctttagttaattaatttatattccCGATCTCAAAGTCTAATCATCCAACCAACATTAATCATCTAACCCCATCCACACACACCCATCTAGGGTTTTTATATACTCCAAccattacatatttatttttatgatcACAAGATCACacttgattaaaaaattaatacgaAAACTTTCCGTTGTGCACGCGTTTTCTTAACACGCGCTTTGTGCAAGAGCCATtcattttttagtttttttggATATATAGGTAAAGGCAGATtttcattatctttttttacATCTATTTAACAATTCTTTTACTCTCATaatcaacaaaattaatttgcaTCCAACCTTCATTCTTGATATCAACGATAAGCCCCATGCATGAACACAGTGGAATTTCTCATTGATGTATATggtattgataaaaaaaaagataataatattttggcAACTGACAGCAAATGAAGTTTCCATTTAGTATGTACATATACCTTCCATAAGTAAGGGTGGCAGGTTCTAGCgcggtaaaaaaaaaaaaaggtaaaggGAGGCAGGTTATTTATGGTTTTCCATTCTTCTAAACATATATTTAAGTGGTTCCCATAATAATTGGGCTTATTATAAAAGAGTTAGATTATTTCGTATCAgagaaaaaatttcattaccaatgtgaattgattcaagcggttcgacgtTTGTTTCGCTTAACTAAGCTCTTGGATTCGAGTATTTGTGAATGCATAATATCCACACTTGGAGAGTTTTAACTCTTACTGGGCCGACCCGGTTCAATTGGATTAGTTGGGGCCCAATTGACTTCTAGATACCAGgattcacatcgaaaaaaCAAAACACTTCCCTTCGATTTGCAAATTGCTTTGGCATGCAAATAATGGGGTTTGAGAATTCACAATCTGTAACATATAATTAACTCCGGTAAATATGTATAATCAACAAAGACTTCATCAAATATGtctatggaaaaaaaatacttcaTCAAATATTATGGAAGTCATTTAATCATGTACCGGGATTAATAACGCTATAATGTCAAAAAGTGCATcgtgattttttaatttaatttaattattaaattttttcattttcttctccttATGTTATCACCTTGCTTGTATGGCTAAGTACAATCTCTATCTACCACCAAAGTGGTAGCTTAGTGGACCGGGTTTTGTCTTCCAAAGGGGAAGTCAAAGAATCGAAACTCAACTTAAACACAAAAGCGTTTACGTTAGTAAACCCTTGTCCTCAACCTTATGGGAGCTATTCTGGTTCACTGTGCGTTTTGATGGGGTCACGATGACTTAGGTGAACCGATGTCTCACCGAGCCTTTTACCCATTTGGACAAATGGAACATTTCATAGCGGCTGAGGAGCCTCTCTGGTCTCCAGAGTGGGGTTGATACACTGGTCTCCCCCTCCCAGCCTTttattcagtaaaaaaaaagaagtacaATCTCTATCTCTATGTCCTACAGAAAAGGGTcgaaaaaagggaagaaatgATAAACCCTACGCGCTATGGGAGTGAGAAGAGGGCTCCAATCATGGCTTTGttctcttcaattttttaaattaatggaTACCATAACTATGTATATGTAAGACTTAGAATAAAACTAATCGacgaataataataattataatgctcactaattttttttattccccACATTATTTAAACTATTTAGGGTTGTCCAAAAAAAATGACCttgtcttctctctctctctttgctcTTCATCTCTTCCCTCTTTTACTTGCTCTGCACAACACTGGATCATTGTTTTCatcatcctctctctctctctaactctctctctctgtgttttcctgttcttgtactgttctaataataattaatctgTTCTGTGAATTTGATATAAGGTTAAGGAACCTAAGATTTTAGAGCTCATCAGCTCTaagtctctttttttttttcatctatCCTCTTtgaataaacaaacaaaaaccTTTAAACAGTTCCATCCtccttaattaattcacttcttctctcatattttatgtcagtaaatattatttgaatttttttttctcgccTTGTTTTCTGTTTCATTCCGTGGGCTTGCCCTCCTTTTGATGTTGTTGCGGGCATGAATATGGCTGGTCTTGATTTGGGTACCGCTGCTTCTCGTTTCGCCGCCGGTCACCACCCCTCCCTCCAACTCCAGAGAGACTCCAATGACAGCCAGTTCGATCATCAGCAGGCTGATGACGGTGCATCCGCTGGCCATGGTGGAGCTGGCTCGGCCGGCCCCGGAGATATCGTCGCCAGGCGCCCACGTGGCCGTCCCCCGGGCTCCAAGAACAAGCCGAAGCCGCCCGTGATTATCACGAGGGAGAGTGCCAACACCCTCCGTGCCCACATCCTTGAGGTGGGGAGCGGTTGCGATGTGTTTGAGAGCGTGGCGACCTACGCCCGCCGCCGTCAGCGTGGGATCTGCGTCCTCAGTGGGAGCGGCACCGTCACCAACGTGAGCCTCAGACAGCCCGCAGCGGCCGGCTCCGTGGTGACCCTCCATGGTCGGTTTGAGATCTTGTCCCTCTCAGGGTCATTCCTACCTCCCCCAGCCCCACCCGGCGCCACAAGCCTGACCGTCTTCCTCGCAGGCGGGCAGGGCCAGGTGGTGGGCGGCAACGTGGTTGGAGAGCTGACTGCTGCAGGCCCTGTGATCGTGATTGCCGCGTCGTTCACGAATGTGGCTTATGAGAGGCTGCCTCTGGAGGAGGCCGAGGAGCAGCTGCACATTCAGCCACCGGCAGCCGCTTCTCAGCCCCTGGGCGGTGGAGGAGTCGGTGGCAATAACCCGTTCCCGGATCCATCCTCGGGGCTTCCCTTCTTCAATTTGCCGCTCAACAATATGGGGAACGTGCAGCTACAAGTAGATGGTTGGAGCGGAAACTCGGGGCCCACGGCCCGTCCACAATTCTGATGATGGGATAATATCAAGCGAATCGTCGATCGGCAATTAATTCTTGCGAGGGAAAGGTTAGGGAAaatttattcttcttcttcttcttcttccaatgatgatgatgatggtgatgatgcGATCATGTCTGTTTAGGGTCTTCTtggttcttctttttttgttagtCCGTTGATGTAATTTGGGCTTAACTTTGACAAGTGTTTGGTCTGGCGCAGTAGTGCTACACTCTCTCTTTCATCTCATCATCTCGTTCTTCTACTCTCCTCTTTGTATGGATCGAAGCCCTTTGAAAATTCTGCTTTGTAGAACAATCGATCAGTATCTTTGTATAATAACGTTTGGTTGTCCATTCGGAAACTGCAATGTAGGCCTTCTCTATAATTATGTCTTGTCCCTTTTTCCTCTCGATGTTTATGTATTGTAATTTCTGTATACCATAAATTTGCTAAACAcaaatatgaataaatattcCTAGTCTTGGAGTCTGTCTATATTTTTGGTTACATATATTGGATATGTTCATTTAACTGACCGTATCCTTACCTGATAATATATCAATTAACTGAATGAGGATATCAATTAGTTTTTAGTATAAATTGAATGTTTTGTTAAAAACTGATATATGTGTAGGAATACTCAGCAAAATAAAACTAATACTACGGGCCATAGCTCTCTCTATCACTGACAAAATTCTCTTGATAGAACCAGCTAGCTAGCTCGGGCAAGTACCATATATATAGCCAAAACCAGAGGAGGAGTAGTAGTGGACATCATTATCAATGTCGAAACTACGGTCATGatttaaattctaaaattgTACATACATTGATGTAGGTTTTGCCTTTAGTGTGTGAAGTCCCAGGTAGCAAAAGTGAATTAAATGATACGTTGCTCTTCTTTTTGTATTAAGTAGCCGCATATATTGCAACTGTTCTCAATTGCTTTTCCCCTCCTAAATCGACATTTCAAAACCAATATTTTACATTTAGCTTGgctacatatacatatatatatgtgcgtgtgtatgtgtgtgtgtttgtctATGTACATGTGTGTCTGCTCgtgttctttctttttctctttttgggtCAGTAGATGCCATTTATTGTGGAATTTGTAAACGTGCTCATATGTATATGCCTGAAATGAAACTGTGAATAATATAGCAGATTAATATTTGATTGAAGGATGGTAACTCTGGCTTGCTTCCACCCCGCCCCAAAGACATaaattgcatttttttatGTGTAAACATTATCTGTGCGTCtgtgtgtatgtatgttcaagatgccattttttttttttggcaatatcttctcttatatatatgttcggGCTGGAACAGTGTTTGATATAGTTATATGCCCTTAAATGTGCTCCTAGTCCTATACACTACCCGTGCAAGCAAAATATTTCCTGCAGTTTTACAGGAAAATAGATTAAATAAAAGCGTATTTTACTGCATTCTTGCTTATACCTGTTGGATACATAGCGGCTTTCTCTCTATTTTATCGGATAATGCCTTGCTTTCCCTCTACTCGatgtaattatattttattct is a genomic window containing:
- the LOC116202847 gene encoding AT-hook motif nuclear-localized protein 23-like, encoding MNMAGLDLGTAASRFAAGHHPSLQLQRDSNDSQFDHQQADDGASAGHGGAGSAGPGDIVARRPRGRPPGSKNKPKPPVIITRESANTLRAHILEVGSGCDVFESVATYARRRQRGICVLSGSGTVTNVSLRQPAAAGSVVTLHGRFEILSLSGSFLPPPAPPGATSLTVFLAGGQGQVVGGNVVGELTAAGPVIVIAASFTNVAYERLPLEEAEEQLHIQPPAAASQPLGGGGVGGNNPFPDPSSGLPFFNLPLNNMGNVQLQVDGWSGNSGPTARPQF